The Verrucomicrobiota bacterium JB022 genome contains a region encoding:
- a CDS encoding cation:proton antiporter: protein MLDVTSPLLAAGQIGEGLSHTMMLTLSTAIAAGGLLMALAKRLRLPGIVLLLYGGITLGPEGWGIVQPNSLGPILNVLVSLAVGLILFEGGLTLNVAGYKTAPQIIRNLLTIGVLTTWLLTSGVIWLVTGCEPTFALLAGTLVTVTGPTVISPILKRIRLKWNLHHILHWEGVLIDPVGVFLAVLAYEWVVVGGGEVAMINLLLRIVGGLGIGFIAGQLICWLLKRRFIPEDMVNVFMLSSAVATFGVTDALISEGGLLSVTVAGLIVGSRQPPGLEPIIEFKSVIVDLLIGFVFILLTARLDLDQFANFGWQGFLVVGAVVALIRPASILLSSWNQGLDWREKTFLSWVAPRGVVAASMASLFTLSLSEQGRFANPEFIETFVYSVIVVTVVLQGFSAGPLAAILRLQEKPRMGWLIIGAHPLARSVAKFLRDRRQVPVALIDGNRRAVGEAQAEGLVALFADARDVSNLEEREELRGIGRLLAFTDNEDLNELLCQKWAGAFGKTHVYRWSSNVQKEEAIGTVLWSWMPKPSMISSEVMLGEAAIVELTGERLRTPGNLSALMTANPREVLLDPGPETRLKADRNVEPVTLYLQREADHLLQALRAELVLRVKAETRNELLEELVTHLAGQFPALSISRTLTEIQERENAAPTLIGHGIALPHAHISGLDETIAVLAQIPGGMTYYPGETEPVRLVFLLLSPPEQPEMHLAVLSEIARLCSDAQVRQELMECEDQEEILIIVRRHRRQHTPYADVRG from the coding sequence ACGAGCCCGCTGCTGGCGGCGGGCCAGATTGGTGAGGGGCTGAGCCATACCATGATGCTCACCCTCTCGACCGCGATTGCGGCGGGTGGCTTGCTCATGGCGTTGGCCAAGCGTCTGCGTCTTCCCGGGATCGTCTTGCTGCTCTACGGCGGCATTACCCTTGGCCCGGAAGGGTGGGGGATCGTCCAGCCCAACTCGCTGGGCCCGATTCTCAACGTGCTGGTGTCGCTCGCGGTCGGCCTGATCCTTTTCGAGGGCGGGCTGACGCTCAACGTGGCCGGCTACAAGACCGCGCCGCAGATCATCCGCAACCTGCTCACGATCGGGGTGCTGACGACCTGGCTGCTCACCAGCGGGGTCATCTGGCTGGTCACCGGCTGCGAGCCGACTTTTGCCTTGCTGGCCGGCACGCTGGTGACGGTGACGGGCCCGACGGTGATCTCGCCCATCCTGAAGCGTATTCGGCTCAAATGGAACCTGCACCACATCCTGCACTGGGAGGGCGTGTTGATCGACCCGGTGGGCGTGTTCCTCGCGGTGCTCGCCTATGAGTGGGTGGTCGTCGGCGGGGGCGAGGTGGCGATGATCAACCTGCTGCTGCGGATCGTGGGCGGCCTGGGCATCGGCTTTATCGCCGGCCAGCTCATCTGTTGGCTGCTCAAGCGGCGCTTCATCCCGGAAGACATGGTCAACGTCTTCATGCTCAGCAGTGCGGTGGCGACTTTTGGGGTCACAGATGCGCTGATCTCCGAAGGCGGTCTGCTTTCGGTGACGGTGGCGGGCCTGATTGTGGGTTCGCGCCAGCCTCCGGGCTTGGAGCCGATCATCGAATTCAAATCGGTAATCGTCGACCTGCTGATCGGCTTCGTCTTCATCCTGCTTACCGCCCGGCTCGACCTCGACCAGTTTGCCAACTTCGGCTGGCAGGGCTTCCTCGTGGTGGGTGCGGTCGTGGCGTTGATCCGCCCGGCGTCCATCCTGCTCAGCTCCTGGAATCAGGGGCTCGACTGGCGCGAAAAGACTTTCCTCTCCTGGGTGGCCCCGCGGGGCGTCGTGGCGGCCTCCATGGCTTCCCTTTTCACCCTCTCGCTCAGTGAGCAGGGGCGCTTCGCCAACCCGGAATTTATCGAGACCTTCGTCTACTCCGTCATCGTGGTGACGGTCGTCCTGCAAGGCTTCTCGGCCGGTCCGCTGGCCGCGATTCTGCGCCTGCAGGAAAAGCCGCGCATGGGCTGGCTGATCATCGGGGCGCATCCCTTGGCGCGTTCGGTGGCCAAGTTCCTGCGCGACCGGCGTCAGGTGCCCGTGGCGCTGATCGACGGCAACCGCCGCGCGGTGGGAGAGGCGCAGGCCGAGGGGCTCGTGGCGCTCTTTGCCGACGCGCGCGATGTGTCCAACCTCGAAGAGCGCGAAGAGCTGCGGGGCATCGGCCGCCTGCTAGCCTTTACGGATAATGAGGACCTGAACGAGCTGCTGTGCCAGAAATGGGCCGGCGCGTTTGGCAAGACGCACGTCTACCGCTGGTCGTCCAACGTGCAGAAGGAGGAGGCTATCGGCACCGTGCTGTGGAGCTGGATGCCCAAGCCCAGTATGATCAGCAGCGAAGTGATGCTCGGTGAGGCCGCCATTGTGGAGCTGACGGGCGAGCGCCTTCGTACCCCCGGTAACCTGTCGGCCTTGATGACCGCGAACCCCCGCGAGGTCTTGCTCGACCCCGGGCCCGAGACCCGCCTCAAGGCCGACCGCAACGTGGAGCCCGTGACGCTTTACCTCCAGCGCGAGGCAGACCACCTGTTACAGGCCCTGCGCGCCGAGCTGGTGCTGAGGGTCAAGGCCGAGACCCGCAATGAGCTGCTCGAAGAGTTGGTCACGCATCTGGCGGGGCAATTCCCGGCCCTCTCGATCAGCCGCACGCTCACCGAGATTCAGGAGCGCGAGAATGCCGCCCCCACGCTCATCGGCCACGGCATCGCCCTGCCGCACGCCCACATCAGCGGCTTGGATGAGACCATCGCGGTGCTGGCCCAGATCCCCGGAGGTATGACTTATTACCCCGGCGAGACGGAGCCTGTGCGGCTGGTCTTCCTGCTCCTGAGCCCGCCGGAGCAGCCCGAGATGCACCTGGCGGTGCTCAGCGAGATCGCGCGCCTCTGCAGCGATGCGCAGGTGCGTCAGGAGCTGATGGAGTGCGAGGACCAGGAGGAAATCCTGATCATCGTCCGCCGCCATCGGCGGCAGCACACCCCCTACGCCGATGTCCGGGGCTAA
- a CDS encoding carboxymuconolactone decarboxylase family protein: MNDRISSASTTRFPIVSYEEASPEVRAVYDDAMRTLQLPFVLNWFKCQGGNATLLRGNWAKLKSTLLEGEVPNVLKQLIIYNVSKQRGCEYCARAHAIFADSMSSMISTAPGFRATNLESPEIPESFKVAVRLTTKAAMYPQDFSNQDYAALLDVGFTTDETQELLAQADLVNMLNTIADLSGIRIDNELVEIEQ; the protein is encoded by the coding sequence ATGAACGACCGCATCTCCTCTGCCTCTACCACGCGCTTCCCGATCGTTTCCTATGAGGAGGCATCTCCCGAGGTCCGCGCCGTCTATGACGATGCGATGCGGACGCTGCAGCTGCCCTTTGTGCTCAACTGGTTCAAGTGTCAAGGGGGCAACGCCACGCTGCTGCGGGGCAACTGGGCAAAGCTGAAGAGCACGCTGCTGGAGGGCGAGGTGCCCAATGTGCTCAAGCAACTCATCATCTACAACGTGTCGAAGCAGCGGGGCTGCGAATACTGCGCGCGCGCACACGCCATCTTTGCCGACAGCATGAGCAGCATGATCTCGACTGCTCCGGGTTTCCGCGCCACCAACCTCGAAAGCCCGGAGATTCCCGAGAGCTTCAAGGTGGCGGTGAGGCTGACGACCAAGGCGGCCATGTATCCCCAGGATTTTTCGAACCAGGATTACGCCGCGCTGCTCGATGTGGGCTTTACGACCGATGAGACCCAGGAGTTGCTCGCTCAGGCAGACCTCGTGAACATGCTCAATACGATCGCCGACCTTTCCGGCATCCGTATCGACAACGAACTCGTCGAAATCGAACAGTGA